The Urbifossiella limnaea genome has a window encoding:
- a CDS encoding class I SAM-dependent methyltransferase, which yields MRQLLRSTPVGRLLRRVRWALAASAEPVGVGRLSLRLARGVAETGVPGEWVVRLENHSRRSWPRSGPGAVALRHQWVGLTEKPAGPAVTTALPATLLPGDWADVPVAVTPPAAPGDYTLTWDVTAGGSPVADGPTESAAVHVAFARATDIDYHHVFRTADLETNSWWVVGAYHSREEYARSSAARRGMLVEQGLTPDSRVLDVGCGTGQMAMALEGYLSDRGAYYGTDIGREAVEFCRRTYRRPNFHFDVGGMTTVPFPTAAGPFDLAIFFSVFTHTFVDESALLLAECARLLGPRGAVIADVIVSPLVARGAGHRGEMRVNRDHFLRVAEAVGFRPKLIAVFPWAADAERLMLRLDRC from the coding sequence ATGCGCCAACTCCTCCGCTCCACGCCGGTCGGCCGTCTGTTGCGTCGCGTGCGTTGGGCGCTGGCCGCCTCGGCCGAGCCGGTCGGCGTCGGCCGGCTGTCGCTCCGGCTCGCCCGCGGGGTGGCCGAAACCGGCGTGCCCGGCGAGTGGGTGGTCCGGCTGGAGAACCACTCGCGCCGGTCGTGGCCGCGTTCCGGACCGGGCGCGGTCGCACTGCGGCACCAGTGGGTGGGGCTGACCGAGAAGCCGGCCGGCCCGGCGGTGACGACCGCGCTGCCGGCGACCCTCTTGCCCGGTGACTGGGCCGACGTCCCGGTCGCCGTCACGCCCCCCGCCGCGCCGGGCGACTACACACTCACCTGGGACGTGACTGCAGGCGGGAGCCCCGTCGCCGACGGGCCGACCGAATCGGCCGCCGTCCACGTCGCCTTCGCGCGCGCCACCGACATCGACTACCACCACGTCTTTCGCACCGCCGACCTGGAAACGAACTCGTGGTGGGTGGTGGGCGCCTACCACTCGCGCGAGGAGTACGCCCGGTCCAGCGCGGCGCGGCGCGGCATGCTGGTCGAGCAGGGGCTGACGCCCGACTCCCGGGTGCTGGACGTCGGCTGCGGCACCGGCCAGATGGCGATGGCGCTGGAGGGCTACCTGTCCGACCGCGGGGCGTACTACGGCACGGACATCGGCCGGGAGGCGGTCGAGTTCTGCCGCCGCACCTACCGCCGGCCGAACTTCCACTTCGACGTCGGCGGCATGACCACGGTGCCGTTCCCGACCGCCGCCGGCCCGTTCGACCTGGCGATCTTCTTCAGCGTCTTCACCCACACGTTCGTGGACGAGTCGGCCCTCCTGCTGGCCGAGTGCGCCCGCCTGCTGGGGCCGCGGGGGGCGGTGATCGCGGACGTGATCGTGTCGCCGCTGGTCGCCCGCGGCGCCGGCCACCGCGGCGAGATGCGCGTCAACCGCGACCACTTCCTGCGCGTGGCCGAGGCCGTCGGGTTCCGGCCGAAGCTCATCGCCGTGTTCCCGTGGGCGGCGGACGCCGAGCGGCTGATGCTCCGCCTCGACCGCTGCTGA